The Streptomyces sp. A2-16 sequence GCCGACCGCCATCACCGTGTTGAAGAGGCTGTAGGAGCCGGCGCCCGCGTGGAAGACGTCGTCGGCGAAGGCCGAGAGGTAGACGGGGAAGTTGAAGCCGAAGGTGGACACGAACCCGACCAGGACGATGGTCCAGATCAGCTCCGGCCGCTTGGCCACGTACTGCAGGCCCTCCCGCAGCTGTCCCTTGCCGCGCGGGGCGCGCTCGACGACGTACAGCTCACGTGCCCGCATCATCAGCAGCCCGACGAGCGGGGCGACGAAGGACAGTCCGTTGGCGAGGAACGCCCAGCCGGTGCCCACACCGGTGATCATGACGCCGGCGACGGCGGGGCCGATCAGGCGGGCCGACTGGAAGTTCGCGGAGTTCAGGCTGACCGCGTTCTGGAGCTGGTCGGGGCCGACCATCTCGGAGACGAAGGACTGGCGGGCCGGGTTGTCCACGACCGTCGCGAGGCCCACGGCGAAGGCGGCGAGGTAGACGTGCCAGACCTGGACCTGGCCGGTCAGGGTGAGGACGGCGAGCGCGATACCGGTGGCGCCCATCGCGGACTGCGTGAACAGCAGCGCGCGGCGCTTGGGCAGCCGGTCGACGAGGACACCGCCGTAGAGGCCGAAGAGCAGCATCGGCAGGAACTGCAGGGCGGTCGTGACGCCGACGGCGGTGGCGGAGCCGGTGAGGCTGAGCACCAGCCAGTCCTGCGCGATGCGCTGCATCCAGGTGCCGATGTTGGAGACGACCTGGCCCATGAAGAACAGGCGGTAGTTCCTGACCTTCAGGGAGCTGAACATGGATGACTTGCGGGAGACAGAGGTAGAAGGGATCGGTGCGGGGGCGGAAGGTGCTCCGGGTCCCGTACTCAAAGTGCAGTCGCCTCCTCGTTGCGGCTTACAGATGTGCGAGTTTCTCCAGCACGGGGGCGGCGGCACGCAGTTTCGCCCACTCGTCCTCGTCGAGGCCGTCGACCAGGGTGGCCAGGAAGGCGTTCCGCTTGGCGCGGCTCTCCGCGAGCATGGCCTCGGCCTGCTCGGTCTTCGTGACGACCTTCTGGCGCCGGTCCTCGGGGTGCGGCTCCAGCCGGACGAGTCCCTTGGCCTCCAGCAGTGCCACGATGCGGGTCATCGACGGCGGCTGGACGTGCTCCTTGCGGGCGAGCTCGCCCGGGGTGGCCTTGCCGCAGATGGTGAGGGTGCCCAGGACCGACATCTCGGTGGGGCTCAGCGACTCGTCGACGCGCTGGTGCTTGAGCCGACGGGACAGTCGCATCACGGCTGATCGCAGGGAGTTCACGGCGGCAGCGTCGTCGCCATGGGTAAGGTCCGGCATCTCTTTAGCGTAACTCATTACTCTGGCTAAACAAGCTGGCGGGGGCCGGGATTCCCGTGACCCAGGCCACTGAAACCCGATCTTCACCCATACGAGTGAGTCGACAGCGGAAAGTGAACGCCGCTCCCCGTCGGCGGCGACCCTCGTGTTCATGGGGACCAGCGTGCTCAGCCTGCGGATAGACGGGGAGCTGCTCGAACGGCTCCGGGACCATGCGGCGAAAAGGGGAATGAGCGTCCAGGACTATGTGATCCGGACGCTCATTCGAGACGACTTCGACGAGCGGTTCCA is a genomic window containing:
- a CDS encoding MFS transporter, whose amino-acid sequence is MSTGPGAPSAPAPIPSTSVSRKSSMFSSLKVRNYRLFFMGQVVSNIGTWMQRIAQDWLVLSLTGSATAVGVTTALQFLPMLLFGLYGGVLVDRLPKRRALLFTQSAMGATGIALAVLTLTGQVQVWHVYLAAFAVGLATVVDNPARQSFVSEMVGPDQLQNAVSLNSANFQSARLIGPAVAGVMITGVGTGWAFLANGLSFVAPLVGLLMMRARELYVVERAPRGKGQLREGLQYVAKRPELIWTIVLVGFVSTFGFNFPVYLSAFADDVFHAGAGSYSLFNTVMAVGSLAGALLAARRGTARMRVLVVGAVAFGTLEMVAALAPSLWLFALLMAPIGMFGMTVNVTANTSVQMATDPAMRGRVMALYMMVFMGGSPIGAPIAGWITDAYGVRAGLAVGGAIAAVAAVTIGLVLARVGNLRLSVGWNRGHPQVRFVPRETQEQLAAAA
- a CDS encoding MarR family transcriptional regulator, whose product is MPDLTHGDDAAAVNSLRSAVMRLSRRLKHQRVDESLSPTEMSVLGTLTICGKATPGELARKEHVQPPSMTRIVALLEAKGLVRLEPHPEDRRQKVVTKTEQAEAMLAESRAKRNAFLATLVDGLDEDEWAKLRAAAPVLEKLAHL